In Mixophyes fleayi isolate aMixFle1 chromosome 4, aMixFle1.hap1, whole genome shotgun sequence, the following proteins share a genomic window:
- the LOC142149605 gene encoding RAD9, HUS1, RAD1-interacting nuclear orphan protein 1-like, with protein sequence MSSEYKAIVSVAPPAARPRIPAWERIKQANGLMALTITTGLSIIQVSPQLDPTVELNFPASRRFRNTSNNSTVQSRTGDVSQSRLRAPGRKQSVCKCPSLSFTSQETATIIQTQSFCARRPKPNLIPSAPVPRSPVLDLSSSKALSPLDIQTPERSPTQSRLHPSGIAGIQTPVSKGWAEPCDTPDTSLVDGPGQVLAEDTPEHEYGGVRITWRRRQELMKYLKSRGKLKSIEVLVRP encoded by the exons ATGTCGTCCGAGTATAAAGCTATAGTATCTGTGGCCCCACCAGCGGCGAGGCCCCGTATTCCAGCATGGGAAAGGATCAAACAAGCCAATGGTTTGATGG CATTAACCATTACTACTGGTCTCTCTATCATACAGGTGTCCCCGCAGTTAGATCCAACGGTAGAGCTGAACTTCCCGGCAAGTCGGCGCTTCCGGAACACCTCTAACAACAGCACCGTACAGAGCCGCACTGGGGACGTTAGTCAGAGTCGCCTGAGGGCGCCGGGGAGAAAACAGAGTGTCTGCAAATGTCCATCCTTATCATTTACTAGCCAAGAAACTGCCACGATAATACAAACTCAGTCGTTCTGTGCAAGGAGGCCGAAGCCAAACCTAATTCCCTCCGCCCCAGTGCCCAGGTCCCCTGTTCTGGATCTGTCAAGTAGTAAAGCTCTTAGTCCCCTAGATATACAGACTCCAGAAAGAAGCCCAACTCAGAGCAGGCTGCACCCATCTGGCATAGCTGGCATTCAGACACCAGTTTCCAAGGGGTGGGCAGAACCGTGTGATACACCCGACACATCGCTGGTAGACGGCCCAGGGCAGGTGCTGGCAGAGGACACCCCAGAGCATGAATACGGGGGGGTCCGCATCACATGGAGGAGACGGCAGGAACTCATGAAATACCTGAAATCACGAGGGAAGCTAAAGAGCATCGAGGTCCTGGTGAGACCATGA